CGGCCCTCATCGCGGAGAAGGCGAAGGCCTCCGTGTCCGCGGACCACCCGGACCGCGCCTTCTACGAGGGCAAGAAGTACAGCGCCCTCTACTACGCCCGGAACGTGCTGCCCGCCGTCGAGCAGGCCGCGCGCATGCTCGCCGCCGAGGACACCTCGCCCATGGACATCACCGACGCCGCGTTCGGCACCGTCTGAGTCCATTGATGACGTGAAGGGCAAAGGCCACCCGGGCAGCTCGCCCCGGGTGGCCTTCGTGTTTCCGGAAGCTGCCGTCGGGAGGGGCCTACTCGCCGTCGCGCACGCCGATGGCGAGCTGCCCGAGGCCGGCCTGCTTCGCCAGCTCCATCACCTGCACCACGGTGCCGTGGGGGACGCCCTCGTCCGCCTGGACGATGACGACGGTGTCGGGGTCCTTCGCCCGGGCGTCGTCGAACGTCTTCCGCAGCTCCTCCTCGGAGACGATGTTGCCGGACAGGACGAAGCGCCCGTCGGCGAGCACCGCCACGGACAGGTCCGTGCTGCGCGCGGTGACGTCCGCGGCGCCGCCCTTGGGCAGGTTCACCTTGAGGCCCGCCTTGGCGCCGCCTCCGGGGCCCTGCTGGACGATGACGGAGCTGGTCACCATGAAGATGATGAGCAGCACCAGGAAGATGTCGGTCAGCGGGGTGATGTTGATTTCGGCGAAGACGCCCTCGTCGCCCTCGTTGTCACCCGGTGTCTTGCCCATGGCCATGGTGGATGTCCTCGGAGGCTCAGGCGAGCTTCGGGTCCGGGTGCGCCACGGCGGGCTCCGGGGGCAGGGGAGCGCCCGAGGCGCGCTCCTTGAGCAGCTCCACGAACTCGTCACCCAG
The sequence above is a segment of the Pyxidicoccus xibeiensis genome. Coding sequences within it:
- a CDS encoding ExbD/TolR family protein, with the translated sequence MAMGKTPGDNEGDEGVFAEINITPLTDIFLVLLIIFMVTSSVIVQQGPGGGAKAGLKVNLPKGGAADVTARSTDLSVAVLADGRFVLSGNIVSEEELRKTFDDARAKDPDTVVIVQADEGVPHGTVVQVMELAKQAGLGQLAIGVRDGE